The sequence below is a genomic window from Cedecea neteri.
CTCCGCAGCCCACAGCAGCACGCGCCAGAGTGAGGGCGTGAACAGCGAGCGACCATCGAGAATTTCGCCAACGGGTTTGAGTTTTTCCAGCGGCAGATCGCTCGACTGGCTGACCGACATGACGATACCGACAGCTTCGCGTTGCTTGCCAAACGGCACCTGCACGCGGCAGCCTGCGCTAACCTGCACGCCGTCTGGCAGCAGATAGTCGAAGGTACGGGCCAGCGGAACCGGCAGTGCAACGTGGGCTACGGGCATGAAAGCATCCAGGCTGAAAAAAATGACGTATTAGTGTACACTGTGCGCTTGCAAAATTGCGGATCAGTTTGCACCGGGTGAGCAATTTCTGTATGATTCGCCGCCTTTGATGCGCAGTTTTGGTATCAAAAAACCTAATTTATTAACATCGCGTGGTGTCTGGCGTTAGGGCTGGAAGAGCGACGCGGCCTTTACCGAGGTTTACCATGAAAAAAGATATCCATCCTAAATACGAAGAAATTACTGCAAACTGCTCTTGCGGTAATGTTATCAAGATCCGCTCCACCGTAGGTCACGATCTGAACCTGGACGTATGTGGTCAGTGCCACCCGTTCTACACTGGTAAACAGCGTGATGTTGCTACCGGCGGCCGTGTTGATCGCTTCAACAAGCGCTTCAGCGTACCAGGCGCGAAAAAATAAGTTTCGCACTCTGGAAAGAGAAAGGCGCCTGAAGGCGCCTTTTTTGTGTCTGTTATCCGGTAAAACAATAAGAAAAGGCGCCCGCAGACGCCTTAACACCAGATCTTAATATTCCCACGTATCCGGATCGATCCCCAGTTCACGCATGATGACCTTAGCATCTTCCGGGATTTCATCGCTGCGCTCTTTGCGCAGGTCAGCATCGTTCGGCAGCGGCTGGCCGGTGAAAGCGTGCAGAAAAGCCTCGCACAGCAGTTCACTGTTGGTCGCATGACGCAGGTTATTCACCTGGCGACGCGTGCGCTCATCGGTGAGGATCTTCAACACTTTCAGAGGAATGGAAACCGTAATTTTCTTTACTTGTTCACTCTTCTTACCGTGCTCAGCGTAGGGGCTGATATATTCGCCGCTCCATTCAGCCATGAGATACCTTAATCCTCTTAATCTATGAAAACGTGCCAAAGCCGGGT
It includes:
- the rpmE gene encoding 50S ribosomal protein L31, producing the protein MKKDIHPKYEEITANCSCGNVIKIRSTVGHDLNLDVCGQCHPFYTGKQRDVATGGRVDRFNKRFSVPGAKK
- the metJ gene encoding met regulon transcriptional regulator MetJ codes for the protein MAEWSGEYISPYAEHGKKSEQVKKITVSIPLKVLKILTDERTRRQVNNLRHATNSELLCEAFLHAFTGQPLPNDADLRKERSDEIPEDAKVIMRELGIDPDTWEY